The following are encoded in a window of Microbacterium sp. LWO13-1.2 genomic DNA:
- a CDS encoding phosphoribosylaminoimidazolesuccinocarboxamide synthase: MSTPSEGTAQSIPGWRHIYSGKVRDLFASADAADTRILVVASDRVSAFDFVLSPGIPEKGALLTRLSRWWFAQLSDVPNHLAEGEIPASVADRAMLAQSLEMLPIECVVRGYITGSGWAEYQESGTVCGIPLPAGLQNGDRLPEPLFTPAYKAPMGEHDENITFEQTVKLVGAERAAELRDTSLAIYARAAAIAEEKGLILADTKFEFGTDADGTLRLADEVLTSDSSRYWDAESWRAGSTPNERMASFDKQIVRDWLAANWDKQGEPPLLPKDIVARTADRYRELIDRLGA, encoded by the coding sequence GTGAGCACTCCTTCTGAAGGCACGGCACAGAGCATCCCCGGCTGGCGGCACATCTACTCCGGCAAGGTCCGCGACCTGTTCGCGTCGGCGGATGCTGCGGACACCCGCATCCTCGTCGTCGCCAGCGATCGGGTGAGCGCCTTCGATTTCGTACTCTCACCGGGTATCCCGGAGAAAGGCGCGCTGCTCACGCGTCTCAGCCGCTGGTGGTTCGCCCAGCTCTCCGACGTGCCCAATCACCTCGCCGAGGGCGAGATCCCGGCGTCCGTGGCCGACCGGGCCATGCTCGCGCAGTCGCTCGAGATGCTGCCCATCGAATGCGTGGTGCGCGGGTACATCACCGGCTCGGGGTGGGCCGAGTATCAGGAGAGCGGCACCGTGTGCGGCATTCCGCTGCCGGCGGGGCTGCAGAACGGCGACCGACTGCCGGAACCGCTGTTCACCCCGGCGTACAAGGCCCCGATGGGCGAGCACGACGAGAACATCACCTTCGAGCAGACGGTCAAGCTGGTCGGCGCCGAACGCGCTGCCGAACTGCGCGATACGTCGCTGGCGATCTACGCGCGGGCCGCAGCCATCGCCGAGGAGAAGGGCCTGATCCTCGCCGACACGAAGTTCGAGTTCGGGACGGATGCCGACGGCACGCTGCGCCTCGCCGACGAGGTGCTCACGAGCGACTCGTCCCGGTACTGGGATGCCGAATCCTGGCGTGCGGGCTCGACTCCGAACGAGCGCATGGCGAGCTTCGACAAGCAGATCGTCCGCGACTGGCTGGCGGCCAACTGGGACAAGCAGGGCGAGCCGCCGCTGCTTCCGAAGGACATCGTCGCCCGCACCGCAGACCGATACCGCGAGCTGATCGACCGCCTGGGGGCCTGA
- a CDS encoding GNAT family N-acetyltransferase, whose translation MSDDLLTPRLRLSRPSPADLDAVHAINADPRVWTHFPSLRHRELATTVAMMERWERSWNEAGLGSSVVRLRSTDDVIGNGGCTLLGGEVWNVGYRIAADHHGHGYATEVAGAAIERARTIRPDRPVIAFLVEHNHASARVAEKLGLRLVHRGPDAGNPDPSVMRLVYTDRDLTAGQLAATLR comes from the coding sequence GTGTCCGACGACCTGCTCACCCCGCGCCTGCGGTTGTCTCGCCCGAGCCCCGCGGATCTGGATGCCGTTCACGCGATCAACGCGGATCCCAGAGTGTGGACGCACTTCCCGAGCCTGCGGCACAGGGAGCTCGCCACGACCGTGGCGATGATGGAGCGCTGGGAGCGCAGCTGGAACGAGGCCGGACTGGGATCGTCGGTGGTGCGGCTGCGGAGTACCGACGACGTGATCGGAAACGGCGGGTGCACGCTGCTGGGCGGCGAAGTGTGGAACGTGGGCTACCGGATCGCGGCCGATCATCACGGTCACGGCTATGCGACCGAGGTCGCCGGCGCCGCCATCGAGCGCGCACGGACGATTCGTCCCGACCGCCCGGTGATCGCCTTCCTCGTCGAGCACAATCACGCCTCCGCTCGAGTAGCCGAGAAGCTCGGGCTGCGTCTGGTGCACCGCGGGCCGGATGCAGGGAACCCTGACCCTTCGGTGATGCGGCTCGTCTACACCGACCGGGACCTGACCGCGGGGCAGCTTGCCGCGACGCTCCGGTAG
- a CDS encoding DHA2 family efflux MFS transporter permease subunit codes for MVIGFFMILVDTTIVSVANPAIKAALDPDTNNLDNVVWVTSAYLLAYAVPLLITGRLGDRFGPKNIYLIGLAVFTLASLWCGLSTTLEGLIIARAAQGLGAACMTPQTMAVITRTFPPDRRGAAMGLWGGTSGVAMLVGPLAGGLLVDAFGWEAIFFVNLPIGILGFVLALLLVPKLETHPHRFDIPGVFLSAVALFLIVFGLQEGEAHDWGMIWGPISVWGLIAAGVVVLTFFLWYQARTKNEPLVPMALFRDRNFSWSNVAIATVGFTVTSMSLPLMFFLQLARGLTPTEAALLMIPMAVAAGVLSPFAGKVLDRIDPRIMLVPGLLLVSAALFLFAFLMNTEVDTAWLLVPSAILGIGNAGMWGPLATTATRNLPRLQAGAGAGIYNTTRTVGSVLGSAAIAAFMQSRIEANLPGAGDAPGGMGGGSLPPAVAAPFADAMAQTMLMPAVLILFGVVAVLFLRGKPSSAVDLR; via the coding sequence ATGGTGATCGGCTTCTTCATGATCCTCGTCGACACGACGATCGTGTCGGTGGCGAACCCGGCGATCAAGGCCGCACTCGATCCGGACACGAACAATCTCGACAACGTCGTCTGGGTCACCAGCGCCTATCTGCTCGCCTATGCGGTGCCGCTGCTGATCACCGGGCGGCTCGGCGACCGCTTCGGGCCGAAGAACATCTACCTGATCGGCCTCGCCGTCTTCACGCTCGCGTCGCTGTGGTGCGGGCTGTCGACAACGCTCGAGGGCCTCATCATCGCGCGCGCGGCGCAGGGGCTTGGTGCGGCCTGCATGACCCCGCAGACGATGGCCGTGATCACCCGCACGTTCCCGCCCGACCGCCGAGGCGCAGCGATGGGACTGTGGGGCGGCACATCCGGCGTGGCGATGCTCGTCGGGCCGCTGGCCGGTGGATTGCTGGTCGACGCATTCGGGTGGGAGGCGATCTTCTTCGTGAACCTCCCCATCGGCATCCTCGGTTTCGTGCTCGCACTGTTGCTGGTGCCGAAGCTCGAGACGCATCCGCACCGCTTCGACATTCCCGGGGTCTTTCTCAGTGCGGTCGCGCTGTTCCTCATCGTCTTCGGGCTGCAGGAGGGCGAGGCTCACGACTGGGGCATGATCTGGGGGCCGATCTCGGTGTGGGGTCTCATCGCGGCGGGTGTCGTGGTACTCACGTTCTTCCTCTGGTACCAGGCGCGCACCAAGAACGAACCGCTGGTGCCGATGGCGCTGTTCCGCGACCGCAACTTCTCCTGGTCGAACGTCGCCATCGCGACCGTCGGCTTCACCGTGACGAGCATGTCGCTGCCGTTGATGTTCTTCCTGCAGCTGGCCCGGGGGCTCACGCCCACCGAGGCGGCGCTGCTGATGATCCCGATGGCCGTGGCCGCCGGCGTGCTCTCGCCGTTCGCCGGGAAGGTGCTCGATCGGATCGACCCTCGCATCATGCTCGTGCCCGGACTGCTGCTCGTCTCCGCCGCGCTGTTCCTGTTCGCCTTCCTGATGAACACCGAGGTCGATACCGCATGGCTGCTCGTGCCGTCGGCGATCCTCGGGATCGGGAACGCCGGAATGTGGGGGCCGCTGGCCACCACGGCGACACGCAACCTGCCTCGGCTCCAGGCCGGCGCCGGCGCCGGCATCTACAACACCACCAGGACCGTCGGCTCGGTGCTCGGTTCCGCCGCGATCGCCGCGTTCATGCAGAGCCGCATCGAGGCGAACCTTCCGGGCGCCGGAGATGCGCCGGGTGGCATGGGCGGCGGGTCGCTGCCGCCGGCGGTCGCCGCGCCGTTCGCCGATGCGATGGCGCAGACGATGCTCATGCCGGCGGTGCTCATCCTGTTCGGGGTCGTCGCGGTGCTCTTCCTGCGCGGCAAACCGTCTTCCGCGGTCGACCTCCGCTAG